One Gimesia aquarii DNA segment encodes these proteins:
- a CDS encoding sigma-70 family RNA polymerase sigma factor: protein MGQADNNEQFVQQLTENQNRLYGYVYSLLGDHSRAEDVLQETNLVLWRKIAEYDQTRPFLPWAFAIVRFQVLAQLRDKQRDRMLLNSSLAEMLSDEAASQSEQIDAIREALRPCLGLLTSSNRELIEERYFRTKSVAEMSQNANRSVSSIKVALLRIRRQLADCVQKRMAAEG from the coding sequence ATGGGGCAAGCGGACAATAATGAACAATTTGTGCAACAACTGACAGAGAACCAGAATCGGCTCTACGGGTACGTCTATTCTTTGCTGGGTGACCACAGTCGTGCTGAGGATGTTTTACAGGAGACCAACTTGGTGTTGTGGCGGAAAATCGCAGAATATGATCAGACAAGACCTTTCTTGCCCTGGGCGTTTGCGATTGTCCGATTTCAGGTACTGGCACAATTGCGTGATAAGCAGCGTGATCGGATGCTGCTGAATTCGAGCCTGGCGGAAATGCTGAGCGATGAAGCAGCCAGTCAGTCTGAACAGATTGATGCCATCAGAGAAGCGTTGCGGCCTTGTCTCGGACTGTTAACTTCATCGAATCGCGAACTGATTGAAGAACGATATTTTCGTACGAAATCGGTTGCAGAAATGAGTCAAAACGCGAACCGGTCTGTTTCTTCAATCAAGGTTGCCTTGTTACGCATTCGGCGACAATTGGCCGATTGTGTACAGAAACGAATGGCTGCAGAAGGTTAA
- a CDS encoding efflux RND transporter periplasmic adaptor subunit translates to MRFWHLRACRCADSGLFCSTQASTGNFGFYDMMQCVCQRLCLIFGILLPFGLSACDSPTSANRTTSSSEVRQTETIGVKTITLKQDQIPDLVERFSGLIKPVRSSDLSFTQAGKVAEVFIDVGSAVKQGEILAQLDDEPFLKKKFNLQSQLTAAQADLNSLNQPNTGQSSEQMVAKINQLRSELDRLETEVKNSLPSSENRDNLNERLKSSEEQIQTLNQKSRQQKITGLTAQIKDLRGQLQEVDATIAACNVTAPFTGVIIDKMIDPGSVVSPGRPVLKIAKIDAYRVWVRLPAELAETLTLGQEVPIEQDQQTILGQVTAIHPTVDALTQTRTVVLQPRDSKVTNSFTAGERVDVLFPTVQQQSGFWLPVSALMKEIAGLWSVYLVETIEEKPTIVRRYVEVIDVGNDQALVLGNLHEGMSVVVEGLHRIVPGQIVRLAEQKKTSLRDNKKPEQVPSL, encoded by the coding sequence ATGAGGTTCTGGCATTTGAGGGCATGTCGATGTGCAGACTCAGGTTTGTTTTGCTCTACCCAAGCCAGTACAGGGAATTTTGGTTTCTATGATATGATGCAATGCGTGTGCCAACGGCTTTGCCTGATTTTCGGCATCCTTCTTCCGTTTGGTTTATCTGCCTGTGATTCTCCCACGAGTGCCAATCGAACGACCTCAAGCAGTGAAGTAAGGCAAACTGAAACAATTGGCGTGAAAACGATCACGTTAAAACAAGATCAGATTCCCGATCTCGTCGAACGGTTTTCTGGTTTGATCAAGCCGGTTCGTAGTAGTGATTTGAGCTTTACACAAGCGGGTAAGGTAGCAGAGGTTTTCATTGATGTCGGTTCAGCTGTAAAACAGGGCGAGATACTGGCACAATTAGATGATGAGCCTTTCCTGAAGAAAAAATTCAATTTGCAATCCCAATTAACGGCTGCTCAGGCTGACTTAAACTCGCTTAACCAACCAAATACAGGCCAGAGTAGCGAGCAGATGGTAGCGAAAATCAATCAGTTGCGTAGCGAATTGGACCGACTTGAAACTGAAGTGAAGAATTCGCTTCCCTCGTCTGAAAATAGAGACAATCTCAATGAAAGATTGAAAAGTAGTGAAGAACAAATACAGACCTTGAATCAAAAATCACGTCAGCAAAAAATAACCGGTTTAACAGCACAGATTAAAGATTTAAGAGGACAATTACAGGAAGTTGATGCCACGATTGCAGCTTGTAATGTGACAGCTCCCTTTACAGGTGTGATCATCGACAAAATGATTGATCCGGGAAGCGTTGTTTCTCCAGGTCGACCTGTATTAAAGATTGCGAAAATAGACGCGTACCGCGTGTGGGTTCGGCTTCCAGCGGAGCTTGCTGAAACTCTCACATTAGGGCAGGAAGTACCAATTGAACAAGATCAGCAAACCATTCTCGGGCAAGTTACAGCGATTCACCCTACGGTCGATGCCTTGACACAAACACGGACAGTGGTACTCCAGCCGCGTGACTCGAAGGTGACCAATTCGTTTACTGCCGGAGAACGGGTTGATGTTTTATTCCCGACTGTGCAACAGCAATCAGGATTTTGGTTACCTGTTTCTGCATTGATGAAAGAAATTGCTGGGTTATGGTCTGTTTATCTGGTGGAGACGATAGAGGAAAAACCAACAATCGTGCGACGCTATGTAGAAGTGATTGACGTTGGTAATGATCAAGCCTTAGTACTTGGAAATTTGCACGAGGGTATGTCTGTTGTCGTCGAGGGACTCCATCGTATTGTACCCGGTCAAATTGTACGTCTTGCAGAACAGAAAAAAACGAGTTTGAGGGATAACAAAAAACCGGAGCAAGTGCCGAGCCTATGA
- a CDS encoding efflux RND transporter permease subunit has translation MISTFFYRNPRLLIMALVLVVASGVAAFYNSPRLEDPVLSRRVAVVSISYPGADTDRVDSLVTTKIEQAIRSIAEIKTIQSRSRPGVSLIKVELRDSVSNIPEVWSRVRDKIEQAKSDLPAQALSPEIRIAEMKSYAAMVALSTKSGGPADAFTLRRIAIDLQARIDRLAGTETTRIFGDPGEEAVVEVDLDKLASTGLTVGALGQQIEQSQPRFPAGTLKQNQIERPITYGDKFDSLAGLKETLIKPGNGGESVKLSDLANVSIQTEANPINATLIDGQEAIVICAYVRDDYRVDLWSDRLDRLLLDLKKQLPKNVDLSVIFSQRPFVALRMQELLSNLLLGMIAVMIVIIVMMDWRSATVIGLALPLTALIVLAGLRILKIPIHQMSITGIVIALGLLIDNAIVMVDECRQRMHSGLPISTAIAQAVHHLAMPLLCSTLTTTLAFLPIAMLPGPPGEFVGTIAVSVILAINASLLLALTVVPALLGMISRKTDQNAEHAKQVTGLSIPLFSKMYQRSISIVCQHPLLGLLVGIGLPVLGFVQTSQLPEQFFPASDRNQIQIEVELPVGTSQEQTRKVITSLNELIRNEPGVRHTNWFIGESAPSFYYNIVPRRQHATYYGQAFIDLEPGMNTPRFVRNLQTKLTQSNRDARILVRQLEQGPPVDAPIEILLKGPDLRVLEQLGSELRKILSETPDVIYTRSDLGEVTTSLELDFDKDKLNAAGLTESDVASQLYTALEGVEAGTIRHREFEIPVIVRITDADEMDLDELQGLIIQPTGPRRNARGEIMDSEGPPLSAVSDFQLDADISTITRINGEYTNELKAYITAGKLPAVVLADFRSRLKQSSFKLPLGYTIDFAGETAARNEAVTNLIADAVILISLMVSILVISFRSFRIAFIIASVAGLAVGLGPAALWYFGYPFGFMAILGTMGLMGLAVNDSIVVMAGIRADPDASRGDVAAIVNVVNGCTRHVLSTTFTTIAGFLPLILSGGDFWPPLAITIAGGVGGATLLALYFVPAAYVLMKFRNR, from the coding sequence ATGATTTCGACATTCTTTTATCGAAATCCACGGCTGTTGATTATGGCCTTGGTTTTAGTGGTTGCTTCTGGTGTAGCTGCTTTTTATAACTCACCTCGACTCGAAGATCCCGTGCTCTCCAGGCGTGTGGCGGTCGTGAGCATCAGCTATCCAGGAGCGGATACAGATCGTGTTGATTCATTAGTAACAACGAAAATCGAGCAGGCAATCCGAAGTATTGCTGAAATTAAAACGATTCAATCTCGATCACGACCTGGTGTCTCATTAATAAAAGTAGAACTTCGGGATTCTGTATCGAATATCCCTGAAGTCTGGTCGCGCGTACGAGATAAAATCGAACAGGCCAAATCTGATTTACCTGCACAAGCACTTTCGCCTGAGATTCGCATCGCTGAAATGAAATCCTATGCTGCGATGGTGGCGTTAAGCACGAAATCGGGAGGCCCGGCAGATGCCTTCACTCTTAGAAGGATCGCGATTGATTTACAGGCCAGAATTGACCGACTGGCGGGTACGGAAACAACACGTATTTTCGGCGATCCCGGTGAAGAAGCTGTTGTTGAGGTGGACCTTGATAAGCTTGCATCGACGGGGTTGACTGTCGGGGCACTAGGTCAGCAAATTGAACAAAGTCAACCACGATTTCCTGCCGGTACACTCAAACAGAATCAAATCGAACGTCCTATCACATATGGGGACAAGTTCGATTCATTAGCTGGTTTGAAAGAGACACTGATTAAGCCGGGAAATGGTGGTGAATCGGTCAAGCTTTCCGATCTGGCTAATGTGTCAATTCAAACCGAAGCGAATCCAATCAATGCGACCTTGATTGATGGACAAGAGGCAATCGTAATATGCGCCTATGTACGTGATGACTATCGGGTTGATCTTTGGTCGGATCGTCTTGATCGCTTATTGCTGGATTTAAAAAAACAATTACCCAAAAATGTTGATTTAAGTGTGATCTTTTCTCAGCGGCCGTTTGTCGCGCTTCGTATGCAGGAACTACTCAGTAATCTATTGCTGGGGATGATTGCTGTCATGATTGTAATCATCGTGATGATGGATTGGCGAAGTGCGACAGTCATCGGATTGGCATTACCGCTGACGGCCTTGATCGTGCTTGCTGGGTTACGGATATTGAAAATTCCAATTCATCAAATGTCGATTACAGGAATTGTGATCGCACTGGGGTTATTGATCGATAACGCGATTGTGATGGTCGATGAATGTCGCCAGCGTATGCACTCCGGTTTGCCAATTTCGACTGCGATCGCGCAAGCTGTGCATCATTTGGCAATGCCATTATTGTGTTCAACACTAACAACGACACTCGCGTTTTTACCGATTGCAATGTTGCCCGGTCCACCTGGCGAATTTGTAGGTACGATCGCAGTCAGTGTGATCCTGGCAATTAATGCCTCCTTACTGCTCGCTCTGACTGTCGTACCCGCATTACTTGGGATGATCTCTCGTAAGACTGACCAAAATGCCGAGCATGCAAAGCAGGTAACGGGATTGTCAATTCCTTTGTTTTCAAAAATGTACCAGCGTTCTATTTCCATTGTCTGCCAACATCCACTACTGGGATTGTTAGTGGGGATTGGGTTGCCAGTGCTGGGTTTTGTACAAACGAGCCAATTGCCCGAACAGTTTTTTCCGGCCTCAGATCGCAACCAGATACAAATTGAAGTCGAATTACCTGTGGGAACCTCACAGGAACAGACACGCAAAGTTATCACATCTTTGAACGAACTAATCAGAAACGAACCTGGAGTACGTCATACGAATTGGTTTATCGGAGAAAGTGCTCCCAGTTTTTACTATAACATCGTACCTCGTCGACAGCATGCCACCTACTACGGCCAGGCATTTATTGATCTCGAACCCGGCATGAATACGCCTCGTTTTGTTCGTAACTTGCAAACTAAATTGACCCAATCGAATCGTGATGCGCGAATTTTGGTCCGTCAACTGGAGCAGGGGCCACCAGTTGATGCTCCGATCGAGATTCTATTAAAAGGACCAGACCTGCGAGTTTTGGAACAACTCGGTTCAGAACTACGAAAAATTTTAAGCGAAACACCTGATGTGATATATACTCGGTCAGATTTGGGAGAAGTGACGACCAGTTTAGAACTCGATTTTGATAAAGACAAGCTGAACGCGGCGGGGCTGACTGAGTCCGATGTTGCCAGTCAACTTTATACAGCATTAGAGGGCGTCGAAGCAGGAACGATTCGGCATCGTGAGTTTGAAATTCCGGTCATTGTGCGGATTACTGATGCTGATGAAATGGACCTTGATGAGTTACAGGGTTTAATCATTCAGCCAACAGGACCTCGGAGGAATGCACGTGGGGAAATCATGGATTCCGAAGGTCCTCCACTGTCTGCAGTTTCCGACTTTCAACTCGATGCAGACATCTCTACGATCACACGCATCAATGGTGAGTATACCAACGAATTGAAAGCGTATATTACTGCAGGAAAATTACCAGCGGTTGTGTTGGCTGATTTTCGTTCTCGTTTAAAGCAATCGAGTTTCAAGCTTCCGCTTGGCTACACAATCGACTTTGCAGGCGAAACGGCAGCGAGAAATGAAGCGGTCACTAATTTGATCGCTGATGCTGTCATTTTAATTTCGCTGATGGTCTCAATCCTGGTGATCTCGTTTCGTTCCTTTCGAATCGCTTTTATTATTGCATCTGTGGCTGGTTTAGCCGTTGGCCTGGGTCCGGCTGCATTGTGGTATTTTGGCTATCCATTTGGATTCATGGCGATTCTCGGCACCATGGGATTGATGGGGCTTGCCGTCAACGATTCGATTGTGGTGATGGCCGGGATTCGGGCTGATCCTGATGCAAGTCGTGGTGATGTCGCAGCAATTGTAAATGTTGTAAATGGCTGCACCCGGCATGTGCTTTCAACTACGTTCACAACAATTGCGGGGTTCTTGCCGTTAATTCTCAGCGGTGGCGATTTTTGGCCACCCCTGGCAATCACCATTGCAGGTGGTGTGGGGGGAGCGACGCTCTTAGCCCTGTATTTCGTGCCGGCTGCCTATGTCTTGATGAAATTCCGCAATCGTTAA
- a CDS encoding PSD1 and planctomycete cytochrome C domain-containing protein: MASRKYLSLIAIITGLCFALNMANLSQSAEQNKKRDQAAAERLFTLKVLPLLKVKCFGCHGNDPKDVRGDYNLMTREGMLKGTDPEEPPLVPGNPNKSPLYQAVLWNGSEMPPKENDRLTKTETEWIRKWIAAGAPWPDATTQLAIQKQEWSVRENEEGIIVDTSGGLADDWTYRRYRPEDIWAFQPLKQVDMEKMKLAGQHPIDFFIQRKIDKEKLEAAPQAGAQTLIRRATYDLTGLPPGLKDVSQFRKSWKKNPQQAWADLIERLLQSHAYGERWAQHWLDVVRYSDTAGFSNDYERSNAWRYRDYVIRSFNRDKPFNEFVVEQIAGDELRPGDPEAIIATGFLRMGPWGTAMIPQKELRQIYLDDLVHNVGQSFLSIPMRCCKCHDHKFDPVPTRDYYSMYAAFATTQPAEMNVAFLPEENRKGFAEKRKLVAELLEYAKAERDKVVNKQEAAAKKWYAEHNLPYKNENARKKDPEDKKPPRHVGLTPEEKGIKKVREQDVWIWQRRLERYEPMAQAVYNGQDDYKNGRKLRPPKRINHKWRPENFILSGGSLEAPSHPVSPGVLSATGLAVDSQAGNPHQITADLQGRRLSLAQWIANDKNPLTARSIVNRVWQYHFGKGLVKTANNFGAKGGKPTHPELLDWLTTDFIKHGWKLKRLHRLIMSSEVYQRSSKPLNIKKQATIDPDNALLASFPPRRLTAEELRDSALLISGELNPEMGGVPIMPEINREVALQPRMIQFSIAPAHQPSRTPTERNRRTIYAYRVRGQADPFLEIMNLPNPNESCEMRNSASVSPQAFTLLNSDTMTDRSIAFALRIQQERPSQPAEWINRAIQLAYSRRPTSQEQESLEKYLKEMQVYHREHQPEKIEYPTQVVRSLVEELTGDTFEFIEKLNVYEDYVPDAKPWTVDAETRALADVCLLLLNSNEFLFVY, from the coding sequence ATGGCAAGCCGTAAGTATCTTTCATTGATTGCCATCATTACGGGACTGTGTTTTGCATTGAATATGGCAAACTTGAGCCAATCCGCGGAGCAGAATAAGAAACGGGATCAAGCTGCCGCGGAGCGTCTTTTCACTCTGAAAGTTTTGCCTCTGCTCAAAGTCAAATGCTTTGGTTGTCATGGTAATGATCCGAAAGATGTCCGCGGTGATTATAATCTGATGACGCGCGAAGGAATGCTCAAAGGCACTGACCCGGAAGAACCGCCACTCGTACCAGGTAATCCCAATAAGAGTCCACTGTATCAGGCTGTGCTTTGGAATGGTTCTGAAATGCCGCCCAAAGAGAATGACCGACTGACGAAGACTGAAACGGAATGGATCAGAAAATGGATTGCTGCGGGAGCCCCGTGGCCAGACGCGACGACGCAATTAGCGATCCAGAAGCAGGAATGGTCTGTTCGTGAAAATGAAGAGGGAATCATTGTTGATACAAGTGGAGGGTTAGCAGATGACTGGACCTATCGTCGCTACCGGCCGGAAGATATCTGGGCATTCCAACCGTTGAAACAGGTAGATATGGAAAAGATGAAGCTGGCGGGACAACATCCAATCGACTTCTTTATTCAAAGAAAAATTGATAAAGAAAAGCTCGAAGCAGCACCGCAGGCCGGTGCCCAAACCTTGATTCGGCGTGCGACCTACGATCTGACCGGTTTGCCTCCTGGCCTTAAAGATGTGTCACAATTTCGCAAGTCGTGGAAAAAAAATCCGCAACAGGCATGGGCTGACCTTATTGAACGATTATTGCAGAGTCATGCTTATGGAGAACGCTGGGCACAACATTGGCTGGATGTCGTGAGGTATTCCGATACGGCTGGTTTTTCGAATGACTATGAACGATCAAACGCCTGGCGTTATCGCGACTATGTGATTCGGTCTTTTAACAGAGACAAACCTTTTAATGAATTTGTTGTAGAACAAATCGCAGGCGATGAACTTCGTCCCGGTGATCCAGAAGCAATCATTGCAACAGGATTTCTACGGATGGGACCTTGGGGCACTGCGATGATTCCACAAAAAGAGCTTAGACAGATTTATCTCGATGATCTGGTTCATAATGTAGGGCAATCCTTTCTCTCAATCCCCATGCGATGCTGTAAATGTCACGATCACAAGTTTGATCCAGTACCAACCCGCGACTACTACAGCATGTATGCCGCGTTCGCGACCACACAGCCGGCGGAAATGAACGTCGCTTTTCTGCCTGAAGAGAACCGCAAGGGATTCGCTGAAAAACGAAAATTAGTTGCAGAACTCCTCGAGTATGCGAAAGCCGAGCGCGACAAAGTTGTTAACAAACAGGAAGCAGCAGCAAAGAAATGGTATGCCGAGCATAATTTGCCTTACAAGAACGAAAACGCCCGGAAAAAAGATCCCGAAGACAAAAAGCCGCCTCGTCATGTAGGACTGACACCAGAAGAAAAGGGAATCAAGAAGGTGCGTGAACAGGATGTATGGATCTGGCAACGTCGCTTGGAACGTTATGAGCCGATGGCGCAAGCGGTTTATAACGGACAGGATGACTATAAGAATGGCAGAAAGCTACGACCACCAAAACGCATCAATCACAAGTGGCGTCCAGAAAATTTCATTCTCAGTGGTGGTTCTCTCGAAGCACCTTCACATCCTGTTTCACCTGGAGTGTTGAGTGCGACGGGACTTGCGGTCGATTCACAAGCAGGGAATCCTCATCAAATCACAGCCGATCTTCAGGGACGTCGCCTTTCGTTAGCACAGTGGATTGCAAATGACAAGAATCCACTCACAGCACGTTCGATCGTCAATCGAGTCTGGCAATACCATTTTGGTAAAGGTCTCGTGAAGACCGCGAACAATTTTGGAGCCAAAGGGGGTAAGCCGACTCATCCTGAGTTGCTTGACTGGCTGACAACCGACTTCATCAAACATGGCTGGAAATTGAAACGCCTGCATCGATTAATCATGTCTTCCGAGGTTTATCAACGCTCCAGCAAACCACTTAATATAAAGAAACAGGCGACTATTGACCCTGACAATGCACTCCTGGCATCATTCCCGCCACGCCGACTCACGGCTGAGGAATTGAGAGACAGTGCGCTGCTCATTAGTGGTGAATTGAATCCAGAAATGGGTGGGGTTCCCATAATGCCTGAGATCAATAGGGAAGTGGCGCTACAGCCGCGTATGATTCAGTTTTCGATTGCACCCGCCCATCAACCTTCTCGAACTCCGACTGAACGAAATCGTCGTACGATTTATGCATACCGAGTTCGTGGTCAGGCTGATCCCTTCCTCGAAATTATGAATCTTCCGAATCCCAATGAGTCTTGTGAAATGAGAAACTCTGCATCGGTATCTCCACAGGCCTTTACTCTACTCAATAGTGACACGATGACAGATCGGTCAATTGCCTTTGCTTTACGAATTCAGCAGGAGCGACCCTCTCAACCCGCGGAGTGGATAAACCGAGCCATCCAACTGGCTTATAGCCGACGTCCAACTTCACAAGAGCAGGAGAGCCTGGAAAAGTATTTGAAAGAGATGCAGGTTTATCATCGAGAACATCAGCCGGAAAAGATCGAATATCCGACGCAGGTCGTGAGGTCGCTGGTTGAGGAACTGACCGGCGATACATTCGAATTCATCGAAAAGTTGAACGTGTATGAAGACTATGTTCCGGATGCGAAGCCGTGGACCGTTGACGCCGAGACGCGTGCACTCGCCGATGTCTGTCTACTGCTCTTGAACTCCAACGAATTTTTGTTTGTTTACTAA
- a CDS encoding LamG-like jellyroll fold domain-containing protein produces the protein MSSQIEELESLLFDWEAGTLNNEGMARIQDILSQDESARKFFLQQQIMSAALKLEGDAGLIRPAVEDSTNDTVQRVKPVRHSATSAFRFNYWIVATAMLLICALIGRIVYLEFSPDSNQRVSVTADSNSQPQREEATSRGVAIITRLMDVTWDDGQAAIEVGDALPPGRLAIESGFAQVEFFCGATLIIEGPADLEIESETLARVHNGRLRAQVPPAARGFSLEVDDMKVVDLGTEFGLSVSEEGADVQVFDGEVELQENNQKQLLTAGQALVRNPTGIFEKSEMTPERYLDIAALESRAQGQRTARYEQWKAWSEKLGNDPRLITYFAFDQNGGWERRLKCDVLPKNSELDGAIVGARSVPGRWKMKRALEFKQPGDRVRVQIPGEFSSLTFACWVRIDSLDRWYNSLFLTDNYNQGEPHWQILDTGQIYFSVRPSKRGTQGAPDRKVLSPPFWKPSLSGKWLHLATTYDVDAQRTTHYLNGKVLYSESIPDSQLVKTTRIGAATIGNWSMSTKPDARFAIRNLNGRIDELAIFAAALTADEIKEMYDNGKP, from the coding sequence ATGAGTTCACAAATTGAAGAACTGGAATCACTATTATTTGATTGGGAAGCAGGCACGCTTAACAACGAGGGAATGGCCCGTATTCAGGATATTTTGAGTCAAGATGAGTCTGCTCGGAAATTCTTTCTTCAACAACAAATCATGAGTGCGGCTTTGAAGCTGGAAGGCGATGCGGGACTCATTCGACCTGCTGTTGAAGATTCCACAAATGACACTGTTCAACGGGTAAAGCCAGTAAGGCATTCAGCAACCAGTGCGTTTCGCTTTAACTATTGGATCGTCGCTACTGCCATGTTACTGATTTGTGCTCTCATCGGGCGCATTGTCTATTTAGAATTTTCACCAGATTCTAATCAAAGAGTTTCTGTAACCGCGGACTCCAATTCACAGCCACAACGTGAGGAAGCCACTTCCCGTGGTGTGGCGATTATCACTCGACTGATGGACGTCACCTGGGATGATGGTCAAGCTGCTATCGAAGTTGGTGATGCACTCCCACCCGGGCGTTTAGCGATTGAATCGGGATTTGCTCAGGTTGAGTTTTTTTGTGGTGCTACCCTGATTATCGAAGGACCGGCTGACTTGGAAATTGAATCAGAGACTCTCGCGCGGGTACATAATGGGCGACTCAGGGCACAAGTTCCACCGGCAGCACGCGGTTTTTCACTCGAAGTGGATGATATGAAGGTGGTCGACCTGGGAACAGAGTTCGGCCTGTCTGTTTCAGAGGAAGGAGCCGATGTGCAGGTTTTTGATGGTGAAGTCGAGTTGCAGGAAAATAATCAGAAGCAGCTTCTAACGGCCGGACAGGCACTGGTTCGTAATCCCACGGGCATATTCGAGAAATCTGAAATGACCCCGGAGCGGTATCTCGATATTGCTGCGTTGGAGTCTCGCGCACAAGGGCAGCGTACTGCTCGATACGAGCAGTGGAAAGCCTGGTCTGAAAAACTAGGGAATGATCCAAGACTGATTACTTACTTCGCTTTTGACCAGAATGGAGGGTGGGAACGCAGACTTAAGTGTGATGTACTGCCAAAAAACAGTGAGTTGGATGGCGCCATTGTTGGTGCACGGTCTGTCCCCGGGCGTTGGAAAATGAAACGAGCCCTGGAATTCAAACAGCCGGGCGATCGTGTGCGGGTACAGATTCCGGGAGAGTTCAGTTCACTGACGTTTGCCTGCTGGGTCCGAATTGACAGTCTCGACCGCTGGTACAACTCGCTTTTTCTGACAGACAATTACAATCAGGGTGAGCCCCACTGGCAAATTTTAGATACGGGGCAAATCTACTTTTCGGTAAGACCCAGTAAGCGTGGTACTCAAGGAGCACCAGATCGTAAAGTGCTTTCGCCTCCGTTTTGGAAGCCGTCCCTCAGTGGGAAATGGTTGCATCTGGCAACCACTTATGATGTAGACGCTCAACGTACAACTCATTATTTAAATGGTAAAGTTTTATATTCAGAAAGTATTCCTGATTCACAACTGGTGAAAACAACGCGAATCGGAGCCGCAACGATTGGAAACTGGTCGATGTCAACCAAACCCGATGCGCGATTTGCCATCCGGAATCTTAATGGCCGTATTGACGAGTTGGCAATTTTTGCCGCTGCTCTGACCGCAGACGAAATCAAGGAGATGTATGATAATGGCAAGCCGTAA